The genomic stretch GATGACTGCCTCAGTCGCTCCGTTACCATTGGTATGGACAGAAACACTCATTCCGTGTTCTTCAGCTATTTTGATAAGCTTGACCAAATGATCTTCATCGACTGTTAATAGCCCGTTTTCTTTTCCTGGTTTGATGTAGCAACAATTGGGTAATAAATTTGCCGTAAAACCTTGAATTGAACCGTCTATGAGGATTTTAAAATTTCCGACGCTAAGTCGTGGGTCTTTCTCGTTTTGAATTTCCTTGATGGCATCCCAGCCTTTTTTTCCCTTGTAGTCCCATACATCAACGGTATTGAACCATACTTCCATATTGACACGTGTATGGATCTTTTTTTGATCTCTTGCACTTACCCAAGCCCTAGAGGCAATATCTTTGGGAGTGAGGGGAAAATTAGTTCCCTTATCGGTTACAGATGTACATCCTTTAATGCGAGCAATTTTTGTAGAAACCTCACTTGCCTTAATCATTCCTTCCAAAGAATAATCAAGTCGGGAAGCCCCTGCTTCAAAGGCGTAACGCATCATCTCAGGCTCTTCAATCGTCCCATCAATTCTGCCATCTTCATAGCGGGGTAAAAAAGGACTTGGCGGGAGTTTGTCATAACCGGCAAGTTTGAGACCTGCTGAATTCAAATTCATAATATGAGCTGAAGCGTGATAAATACAAAGCGGGTAGTCTTTGCACACTTCATCAAGTACGTCTCTAGTCACATCTGCATCTTGAAGCATTAATGGGTCAAAACCCCAACAATTCAGCCATTCATTCCCACCTTTTTTCAGTCTTTCTTCATTTTGGACAACCAATTCTTTGATACGAGCTTTGAGCTTTTCTATACTTTGAATACCCGGAAGTATTCCGCCTTCAGCAGTTGTTCTGTCCGTGAATCCGATATAGTTGCCCCCTGTCATAAAACTACCCATAATTTGAGGGTGCATATGGTGTTCGGCAAATCCTGGATAAATGTAATAATTTTCAAATTGCATATCCGTTTCAAATTGAATTTCTCTGACTTTGAGTCCCCTAAGTACGCTTTCTTTGCTACCTACGCCTACAATATATCCATCTTGAATTGCGATCGCTTCAGCCTCAGGTCTATTTTCATCCATTGTAATAACCTTTTTGGCACAAAATACTTTTACTGGCTTATTTAAGTCGATTAAGCCATAATCAATATCATTAAATCTCATTTTTTCTCCTTTGTATTAAGATTTATTTTTTGAGTCGGATTTTTGCGTCCAACCGTTTTTTTGAATCCCAAAAAACCCTGGAATATGTAATGCCACTAGGATAAAGAGTGCCCATAATGCTAGCCTTCCTGATTTTAAAGTGGTGTCATTGTATATTTGGATAATTTTGTTTGTTGATGAGTCATTTAGGTTTTGAATGCCTGAATTTTGCAATTTTTGTATTATTTCTGACGTTCTGACTAAATTGATAATTTTCATATTTTCAATGGAAGTTTTGATATTTTCAGGCATATTACTTTGCGCAATATTGGCTTTAAAAATACTTGTGAGAGAGAATAAAAACACGGTTCCCACGATCGCCACACCTCCTGCTTGCCAAATATTTCTTACAGAAGCTTGAATCCCTCCACTTTGGCTTGCATCTCTAGGGTTTAATACTGCAGAGACAATCATTGCGCTTTGGGAAGAAAATCCTCCCACGCCTACACCGATAAAAGCAAGTCCGAGATAAAGTCCCAAACTCTCATACCCGCCAATCTTTAATGAATAAATTAAAATCAAACACCCTACCAAAGTAGAAACTCCAGAGAAAAGACAAACATTTCTAGGGGAAAGATAAGCGAATTTTTTAGGCAAAAGCAAAGAAAGCACAATCATCGGTATAGCTGTACAAACAACTGCTATGGCAGAGAGCATACTGCTTTCTTGCGCAACTATCATAATCCAAGCAGGAATGAAGAAAAATACCGCTCCAAACATCATAAATATCAAGCCAGTTACATACAATCCATTCCTGACTTGCCTCGTTCGGATAAAAGATTGTGGGATAAGAGCAGCTCCTGTAGATTTTTCGGTATGGTTTTCAAATACCAATGTCAATGCGACAATAATCATACCTAGAATAATTAAGGGTAGTGCAGGGGAGATTCCCAAAAATAAAAAGGGTGGCTCTAGCGGGGAGATAAGTCCCCACACAGAGATTTTTGAACACCCTAATATGAAGCATACAAGCCCAATGAATGCAAAAAACGTGCCGGCATAATCAACTCTCATCGGACTTTTTTGTATGGATGGAATAGCCATTAAGCCTAAAATAAACACCACCAAAAACCAGCATCCTAAAATCAAAAAAGCGACTTTATAACCAAAATGGTCCATAATCAAGCCTGCTCCAAGCGGCATAATGATTGCAGCCACTCCTGTGGCAGCACCCACTGCACCAAAGGCTACAACTCTTGCAGGTCCATTAAAAAGACTGACAATGATACCTAAAACGCTTGGAATCATAAAAGCTGCTCCAAGACCGGTTAAAAGCCTAGCACCCCAATTGAGGATATTGATATTAGGGGCAACCACTGCAACTATTTCGCCTAAAAATGCCAAAAATACCCCCATTAAAAAAACTTTTTTAAATCCTTTGGCGATACCAAGCATACCGCCAAACACCATCAAAGATCCGGCTAAAAGACTATAAATAACATTAGCGAGTTGGACTTTATCCATTGTTGCGTGAAGCTTTGAGACAAATTGTCCAGTTGCTAAAGAAACCACTGAATTATCTCCTGAAGCTCCTATTTGCGCTAGACACACAATAATCAAAGGCAGATAAAGAAAATCTTTTTGATTGTTTGACATATTTTTATCCTTAAAATAAAATTTGAAAATTTATTTAAATACATTCTATGACTTATTGTTAATATTTTAGTAACTAATATATTTTTAATTAAATATATATCAGTTATGAATAATTTAT from Helicobacter sp. 12S02232-10 encodes the following:
- a CDS encoding amidohydrolase → MRFNDIDYGLIDLNKPVKVFCAKKVITMDENRPEAEAIAIQDGYIVGVGSKESVLRGLKVREIQFETDMQFENYYIYPGFAEHHMHPQIMGSFMTGGNYIGFTDRTTAEGGILPGIQSIEKLKARIKELVVQNEERLKKGGNEWLNCWGFDPLMLQDADVTRDVLDEVCKDYPLCIYHASAHIMNLNSAGLKLAGYDKLPPSPFLPRYEDGRIDGTIEEPEMMRYAFEAGASRLDYSLEGMIKASEVSTKIARIKGCTSVTDKGTNFPLTPKDIASRAWVSARDQKKIHTRVNMEVWFNTVDVWDYKGKKGWDAIKEIQNEKDPRLSVGNFKILIDGSIQGFTANLLPNCCYIKPGKENGLLTVDEDHLVKLIKIAEEHGMSVSVHTNGNGATEAVINAIERVRKESPSIGFRHSMEHCQLATENQFWRMAKLHITPNLFTNHLYYWGDAHAKYTVGEHGVRHMDACRSALRYGLKIGMHSDDVVTEVSPLFTAWCATNRKSLSGKVYGEDQCISVAEAMRAITYNHAWLAHQEDVRGSIEMGKWADFTILEEEATEDKKERLKDIRIIGSVIGGDDIFINGRN
- a CDS encoding MFS transporter, with the translated sequence MSNNQKDFLYLPLIIVCLAQIGASGDNSVVSLATGQFVSKLHATMDKVQLANVIYSLLAGSLMVFGGMLGIAKGFKKVFLMGVFLAFLGEIVAVVAPNINILNWGARLLTGLGAAFMIPSVLGIIVSLFNGPARVVAFGAVGAATGVAAIIMPLGAGLIMDHFGYKVAFLILGCWFLVVFILGLMAIPSIQKSPMRVDYAGTFFAFIGLVCFILGCSKISVWGLISPLEPPFLFLGISPALPLIILGMIIVALTLVFENHTEKSTGAALIPQSFIRTRQVRNGLYVTGLIFMMFGAVFFFIPAWIMIVAQESSMLSAIAVVCTAIPMIVLSLLLPKKFAYLSPRNVCLFSGVSTLVGCLILIYSLKIGGYESLGLYLGLAFIGVGVGGFSSQSAMIVSAVLNPRDASQSGGIQASVRNIWQAGGVAIVGTVFLFSLTSIFKANIAQSNMPENIKTSIENMKIINLVRTSEIIQKLQNSGIQNLNDSSTNKIIQIYNDTTLKSGRLALWALFILVALHIPGFFGIQKNGWTQKSDSKNKS